Below is a window of Salvelinus fontinalis isolate EN_2023a chromosome 14, ASM2944872v1, whole genome shotgun sequence DNA.
cattgacaggcGGAACTTTTTACATATGCCATCAATATGTGTcttcaaataaataattaaagattGTTTGGAAAATATAGCAGTGAAATCATTTTCTTAAAGGGAAATCTGGTCACAATGCAGACACAGTGGACGGATAAGAGACACGTTTTAATACCATGAGAATACACATTtctgaaaatgtgggcacaatcagaatgtggacaagatcaggacacagGACCCATGTTAGAGCCAGCTATAAATTAGGCATATGATACATAGAAGTTTATTCTCATTAAAATTCCTATGACTAAATGAAAGATAAAGCGGTATGGTTGTGgtgatctctctccctccctctctctctcaggacctGTCTGCTCTGCAGTGTGAGGTGTGTGTCCTGGTGTTCTCTGTCACGGACAGGCGTAGTTTCCACCGCACCGCCCAACTTCGCCTCCTCCTCAGGGAGACGCAGCCACAAACTCCCATCATCCTCGTGGGCAACAAGAGTGACCTGGTCCGTTCGCGCGAGGTCAGCACTCAAGGTGAGGCAGATTGACCCTCTCTTTGTTACAGCACAGTGGTAGAGTGGTCGCCCTTTGTCGCTGCAACCTCAACCTGCAGTATTCCATAGTGTATACCTTTTCCTACAGATTATCTATTCCTATAGATGCTCTCTTTTCTCATTGCCTTGTCTCTGCCTGCCATCTCCACCCAGTGTGTCGACAGGTTGAGTTTTATGCTGTATCTCTGCAGGGTACTGCGGTGAAGGGAGAAATATAGGAATATAGACAGAAAGTGGCACAGCATTTCAGCTGCAGTGCAGTGTGGGAGTATGGGAGGAAGGGACTGTGCATGCTGAGAACTGTGCATGAGATACTAAGAACATACCCACTGGATCCAGATCATCTAtaaatctttgctaggtaaagctccgccttatctcagctcactggtcaccataacaacacccacccgtagcacacgctccagcaggtatatttcactggtcatccccaaagccaacacctcctttggacgcctttccttccagttctctgctgccaatgactggaacgaattgcaaaaatcactgaagttggagacttatatcttctTCACTAACTTTAAGCTTTTAGCTGTCAgggcagcttaccgatcgctgcacatatatcactccagtgtaaattgtaattacttcttcACTATTGGtcttttattgccttacctccttacttcattttgcacacactgtatacatatttttatattgtgttattgactgtacgtttgtttatcccatgtgtaactctgtgttgttgtttttgtcgcactgctttgctttatcttggccaggtcgcagttgttaatgagaacttgttctcaactggcctacctggttaaataaaggtgatataaaattaaaataaataaaaatacgcATTAATCTTTTCATCTAGATGTACATATCAACTGAGGATATGGCTGTGTGGTGTGTTAAGAAGACGTACCTGAGCTTGGCTGTATGGTCACCACAACCTATAACACACATGAACACAAAACTCTCTTTCACCCCCACCTGTCTATGTGATGTGTGTTGCTTCAGACTGCAGCTCCTCAGACCTGGCTGTTTTTGGGATCATGTTATGAGTGTTGTGTAACCTCAGAACCATGTGGCCTTTGACTTATTATGAGGCAGAGAGCAGAGCAAGGCTTTCTGCATAATTACTTTCACAGGAACTGGGTGAAAACTGCCTTCCTTCTCGCTTTATAATATAGCTGAACGAGCGTGCACAGAAGAAAAAACATTAACTATATTggttctctcttcctctgctgtcagggATGATTTTATCTCTCTAATTAATAAATACGATTTTAATTAAGACTAATTTGGGCAATTGCTTCTCATCATCTTTCATCATCTGGCTTCTCATTCCCTGTGATTTCTGTGTTGCACTCTATCTTTAATATGTGCTTTTTCCATCTTTTGAATAAATGCGTtcaattatgtgtgtgtgtttgtatttgtccTAGGGATAGTAGTCTGTAATGACACAAAAAATCCAGAGAGGCAGGGATGTTTATATTGTAGTGTTTCTGAGGTCAACCAGAGGGGAGCTGGGCTGAGTCACAGCACAATAAGATAATAAGAGGTGCTTCAACATGTAACTAATATGGATGAACCTGTGACAACAGCACATCACCGTGTACCCAATCTCATCCGAAATGCCCTCATCCTAAATGGGTAATGCGTTTACCACTGACAACTGTGcttattctctctcgctctctctctctcagaggccTTCACCAGTGCTACTCTGTTTGACTGTCTGTATGTGGAAATGTCAACCTCTCTGGACCACCGCACAGTGGAGCTCCTGGAGTCTACTGTGAGGTTAGCCAGAGGCCTCAGTCCAGTGCCCCCAGGGGCCTATGGGCACGACATGGCTGGCGGCCTGGAGAGCATCACCCACCGGGCCAAGCGTTTcctcactagcctggtcccacgcTACCCCCGTGAGAGGGAACGAGACGGGGGCAAGTTCTTCAGACAGAAGTCCCGCTCCTGCCATGACCTGGGAGCCCTGTGATCAGGGATGAGGGAAGGATAGAATGAGGGatgtatagaaagagagaggggtggctagagagcgagcaagagggaaaTAGCATGTAAGCAATTGCAAAATAGAGAGGGATTCAAAGAGGTAAATTATGGTGAAGAGAAAAGTGAGTGATGAGTGGAGGATACAGTAATGGGGATGACACATGAATGAAGCAGAGAAGACCAGGAAGAGAGAATGGCATTAAAGAAATGATGGACGTATCTGGGTTGATTCAGGTAGAAATGTTGTTGTAGAGAACCATAGAGAAGAGTGAATTAGCTGTTGAACCCCTGTAAATACAATCCTAAGCATCATACTGCAGTAGTTTGACTGATTCTCCATCTCCATTCCCATGTGATTTCATTGAGGGCCAAATAAAATACTCTGAGAAGTCATGAGAAAGGAAAGTGACTCTTTTTTATCTggttatgtgtctctgtgttgtgatACTTCAAAGCCCAGAAACTTAATTGCATGCTTTTTGCAAGTGCAAGAGAGCAATCACAGTAGCAGCCCTGGTATAACATGGTTTTCACAGTGATTCAGATTTTGACGATTCACTTGCTTTTTTTAGTATCCAGACAATCTTGTATCCATGGGGAtacagagagggggtagagaaagggccagagagagagacagagactaaacTTAGAAAAGGCATAAGATAGAAGGATTGAGGCGATGGAGAATGGAGCCAGGATTTATTGTATGTAGAGTGATCATTGCCAGGTTACTGTTGTCAAGGAGACAAAGAATCTTTGTGCCATATGAATTTTGTGTTCAACATTTCCCTTACAAAATTAGGGTACACTTTGGGGGGAATTAATTCGATTTCAGAATGTGTTTATTTTGGGGAGGAGGAGTGCCAGATGGCACTTTGTCAGATATCAGTATCACACAGCATCACACTACTACCCTTAGTTCCACTCTTCATTCAATCCCACTCACACCCACACTATTGAAGAGCAAGCATAGAAATAGAGTATATCATCATGGGTCTTCATATCATTGTCATGGACTTCATCAAAGAGAATGGGAGAACACTTCTGTAATCAGGAAGAAACAGAGTTGGAAAAATCACCACCTTTAAATGGTGCCATGAAATCATATTTTCTTTGTGACTCATTCCCTTGGCTCCAAACCCCTGGCTGGGAGCAATGGGGGTGGATACTAGATACTGGATACCTGAAACAGGCAACAGGCTCCCCCCTGTGGTTAGATAGCACACTGAACCAGCATACTGTCTTGTCTTAGAATAGCTTTTCTACTCAAGACTAAGCAGGTGTAAAATAAATGCCTGAGCGGAGTTCCCACATCCAATTTTAAGGGCAAACAAaagcaaagatggtggataacGATGGGGATCCAGCTGTTGTCAAATTAACTAATTACTTTTTTGCATTTcagctaaccttaacccttttcctaaccttaatctGCCATTTACCATTGATTTTTTTTGACAATAAGTAGTCCAGAGTGTCCCCTCCCTGATTAGAAAAAAGTGAGCGAGAGGGGTGTCACACTTAATGGTCGTGTTTGAGAGCATCAAAACCGTAATatatcatgggtaaattgtgactcACTGACGGATCGACAAATAATGAGTAgttgatgcaaggtgatttgtagatcagtcagtcagcagcCGCCTGCAACGtcggctgagctgtagtcaatgaatagcattctcatgtaggtgttccttttgtccaagtgggaaaaggcagtgtggagtgcaatagagattgcatcatccgtggatctgttggggcggaatgcaaattggagtgggtctagcgtttctgggatgatggtgttgatgtgagccatgaccagcctttcaaagcacttcatggctacagacatgagcgCTACGGGTTGGTcgtcatttaggcagattaccttagtgttcttgggcacagggactatggtggtctgcttgaaacctgTTGGTATTCCATACTCAGTCAGAGACAGGTCGAAAATGTCAGTAAagtcacttgccagttggtcagcgcatgctcagagtacacatcctggtaatccgtctggcctgcggccttgtgaatgttgacctgtttaattggctatggagagcgtgatcacacagtcgtccagcacagctgatgctctcatgcatgtttcagtgttgcttgcctcgtagcaggcatagaagtaatttagctcgtctggttggctcgtgtcactgggtagctcatggctgtgcttctctttctagtctgtaatagtttgcaagccctgccacatcctacgagcgtcggagccggtatagtacaattcaatcttagtcctgtattgatcttttgcttgttttggtggtttgtctgagggcattgcgggatttcttataagggtCCGGGTTAGCGTCccgttccttgaaagcggcagctctaccctttagctcagtgtagatgttgcctgtaatccatggcttctggttggggtatgtacgtacggtcactgtggggacaacgtcatcgatgcacatattgatgaagccagtgactgatgtggtgtactcctcaatgccatccgaagaatcccggaacatattccagtctgtgctagcaaaccaGTCCTGGAGCttagcatctgtgtcatctgTCCACTTATTTGTTgacgagtcactggtgcttcctgttttagtttttgcttgtaagcaggaatcaggagaatagaattatggtcagatttgccaaatggagggcaagggagagctttgtacgcttctctgtgtgtggagtaaaggtggtctggagtttttttcttctggttgcacatttaacatgctggtagaaattaggtaaaacagatttaagtttccctgcatttaaGTCCCTGGGCActtggagcgccgcctctggatgagcgttttcttgtttgcttatggccttatacagctcattgagtgcagtcttagtgacagcatcggtttgtgggggtaaatagacagctacaaaaaatatagatgaaaactatctaggtaaatagtgtggtctacagcttatcatgagatacttcctttatattagattttgtgcaccagctgttgtttacaaatatacaaagACCGCAAATCCTTGTCTTactggaggcagctgttctatcttgccgatgcagcGTAAACATCGCCAgttgtatattatccatgtcgtcgttcagccacgactcggtgaaacataacaTACTACAGTTttttatgtcccgttggtaggatatttgtgATCGTAGCTAGTCTATTtcattatccaatgattgtacattggctaataggactgatggtagaggcagattacccattcgccgtcggatccttacaaggcaccccgacctacgtcgccgatatctctgtctctttctcatgcgaatgacggggatttgggccttgtcgggtgtctgaagtaactggaacatgcttaacaccccagccatcctacaatctaagcttgatgccgtcaaaaaaaaaaattggtccattacgaggtgagtaatcgctgtcctttacggtcataagagacagtggcagaaacattatgttcaaaataagttacaaataatgcgaaaaaaacacacaatagcacaattggttaggaggcCATAAAACGGTAGCCATCTACTCCGGCGCCATTGTTCTATATAAACCAAGTGATGTGTCTAGGTAGGTATTGCTCCTGAGCCACACTTCCAAACCACCTCTTCAGTTCTGaagacattggctcgaatctaAGTTGTACCTTTAGAATTCAAGAGAATAAACAACTAAAGAATACTTCACTTCTCAAACACCAGGACCATAGCCCGTAAAAACAAAACACTGGTTTTCCAATGTCTGTGCATGGATACGAGATTTTGAAAGTAGCCAATTCCGTGAACGAGATACTAAATTTTATAAGGAAGGGCGGTATGGTGGAAGTTTCTGATGAATTGCCAGATACCAGTGCTGTAAACTTCTTCTGGTTTAGTGAGGTCCAGCCTATACTCTGGTGTTTGACACAATGGTGGGTGAGACACTTAGCATTAGCAATAAAAGAGCACATGATAAACTACGTCAAGATTGAACACATAATGTGGAGGTAGCAGCATGCATACATACAGTCACATCGGATATTATTGGCACCcatgataaagatgagcaaaaaaaaacTGAGCTATAGTCGTTTTGAATGCAATTTTGTTGTGGGGAAATTCTATTATTTTATAGTGtaacaattgctcagagaaaagcTTTATTTAACAAGCCAAAAAAACAGATAGGTGTCAAAATGATTTGTCAACCCTAacgtttcttataaaaacaattaACAAAAATGTACTCTGCATTAacattctacttttaaaaattaatctcagTTTAAGGAACTGTATTGTGGCCTTTCATGGCTTTCTGTTTCACTGAggtataaaaatgaggtaacacaTGTCAAATCCATTTGTCATCCATCACCATGGGGAATGGCAAAGAACTCAGAAAATTAAGAGACAAAAATGCCAATTACACACTATTATGGCAACAATTAAAACCACTGGAACAGTGGTGAACTTGGTGAACAGTGGTGAACCAAGTGTGTCTGTGTATAGATCAGTAtttgtattcaaatcaaatcaaaatcaaatcaaatgtatttgtcacatacacatggttagcagatgttaatgcgagtgtagcgaaatgcttgtgcttctagttccgacaatgcagtaataaccaacaagtaatctaacctaacaattccacaactactacgttatacacaagtgtaaagggataaagaatatgtacataaagatatatgaatgaaggatggtacagaacggcataggcaagatgcagtagatggtatagagtacagtatatacatatgagatgagtaatgtagggtatataaacataaagtgtcatagtttaaagtggctagtgatacatgtattacataaagatggcaagatgcagtagatgatatagagtacagtatatacatatacatgagtaatgtagggtatgtaaacatattaagtggcattgtttaaagtgtctagtgatacatttttacatacatttccatcaattcccattattaaagtggctggagttgagtcagtatgttggcagcgaccactaaatgttagtggtggctgtttaacagtctgatggccttgagatagaagctgtttttcagtctctcggtccctgctttgatgcacctgtactgacctcgccttctggatgatagcggggtaaacaggcagtggctcgggtggttgttgtccttgatgatctttatggccttcctgtgacatcgggtggtgtaggtgtcctggagggcacgtagtttgcccctggtgatgcgttgtgcagacccactaccctctggagagccttacggttgtgggcagagcagttgccgtaccaggcggtgatacagcccaacaggatgctctcgattgtgcatctgtagaagtttgtgagtgcttttggtgacaagccgaatttcttcagcctcctgaggttgaagaggcgctgctgcgccttcttcacaacgctgtctgtgtgggtggaccaattcagtttgtccgtgatgtgtataccgaggaacttaaaacttactaccctctccactactgtcccgtcgatgtggataggggggtgctccctctgctgtttcctgaagtccacaatcatctcctttgttttgttgacgttgagtgtgaggttattttcctgacaccacactccgagggccctcacctcctccctgtaggccgtctcgtcgttgttggtaatcaagcctaccactgtagtgtcctccgcaaacttgatgattgagttggaggcgtacatggccacgcagtcgtgggtgaacagggagtacaggagagggctcagaacgcacccttgtggggccccagtgttgaggatcagcggggtggagatgttgttacctaccctcaccacctgggggcggcccatcaggaagtccagtacccagttgcacagggcggggtcgagacccagggtctcgagcttgatgacgagtttggatggtactatggtgttaaatgctgagctgtagtcgatgaacagcattctcacataggtattcctcttgtccagatgggttagggcagtgtgattgagattgcgtcgtctgtggacctattgggtcggtaagcaaattggaatgggtctagggtgtcaggtagggtggaggtgatatggtccttgactagtctctcaaagcacttcatgatgacggaagtgagtgctacggggcggtagtcgtttagctcagttaccttagctttcttgggaacaggaacaatggtggccctcttgaagcatgtgggaacagtagactgggataaggattgattgaatatgtccgtaaacacaccagccagctgttctgcgcatgctctgaggacgcggctgcgAATGCCGTCTGGGcttgcagccttgcgagggttaacacgtttaaatgttttactcacctcggctgcagtgaaggagagcccgcaggttttggtagcaggccgtgtcagtggcactgtattgtcctcaaagcgagcaaaaaagttatttagtctgtctgggagcaagacatcctggtccgcgacggggctggttttattttgtaatccgtgattgactgtagaccctgccacatacctcttgtgtctgagctgttgaattgcgactctactttgtctctatactggcacttagcttgtttgattgccttgcggagggaatagctatactgtttgtattcggtcatgtttccggtcaccttgccctgattaaaagcagtggttcacgctttcagttttgcgcgaatgctgccatcaatccacggtttctggtttgggaatgttttaattgttgctgtgggtattacgtcgccgatgcactttctaatgaactcgctcactgaatcagcgaattcgtcaatgttgttgttggacgcaatgcggaacatatcccaatccacgtgatcgaagcagtcttgaagcgtggaatcagattggtcggaccagcgatgaacagacctgagcgctggagcttcttgttttagtttctgtttgtaggctggaagcaacaaaattgagtcgtggtcagcttttccgaaaggagggcgggggagggccttatatgcgtcgcggaagttagttaGTATTAACTATTTGATACAGTATTTTGTTGctgatctttatcaagggtgccaatcattttggagTTCTGTACAGTACATTGCCATAGTTAATTATGGGTTGGAAGGTGTCTTGTACACATTTTCTCAATGTAATACTGGGGAAGGGTCAATGCTGCGTTGGTTCTACTTTTGGCAATACGATTTTTGATTTAATTCCATTGTCCAAGTGTTGCTCAATCTCCCCTCTACCTAATTTAATATGAGaaccaagacccccccccccccccccacaaaaaaaaataacaaaaataagttGGACTTTTAGTTTCTCCATTGTCTAACCAAGTCTTCAAGCAAGAAATGCAGTCACTTGACAAAAAAAGTTACTGCCCACATAACCTAAAATAACTGCTCAGTTGTCATAAACCTTGGTCAACTCAGATAAATGTCAAATTTCACTCACATCTTATAATTTAAGTGATTTCCACTTCCAAATGTATTTTTTATCTCAAATGGACCACCCCACGTAGGAAACAACCGAGTTAGATTGAATATGTAACCCTAATGTACAGCAATCAAGTTCTGAAACTTTGGAAACTTGTTTTTCATCACAGAGTCAAATGATAATGAAGAACAGACCATTTAATCCTTATCAGGACTTATTTTTCAAGAAACTGATAGAAAGAGTTAAGGAGGTAGAATGTGATCTCTATAAACCTAGTGATGTGTCTAGGTAGATATTGCTCCTGACCACACTCCGAACCACCTCTTCAGTTCTTAAGACATTAGCTCGAATCTAGGTTGTAcctttagatttcgagaaaattAACTAAAGAATTTTTCACTTCTCttattgacttctcaaaccccggcCTGCCTGATCTGCTAAGTCTGCTCCGCTAGCGTTCCCGGAAGTCTTGCGATGTTGCATCTCTGAGTTTAGAAACTCAGTGACCATGGTCTGAATCAAGGCCCTGAATTCATACTGTCCAGTCTCAACTAATCCTGTAGGTTATTCCAGAACCACAGCCCGTAAAATCAAAACACTGGTTTTTCGAATGTCTGTGCATGGATATGAGATTTTAATAAGTAACCAATCATGAACGAGCTGCTAAATTTCATAAGAAGGGTGGTATGGTGGAAGCTTCTGACAAATGGCCAGATACCAGTGCTGTAACATTCTTCTGGTTTAGTGAGGTCCAGCCTACACTCTGGTGTACGACACAATAGGGGGTGTAACACTTAGCATTAGTAATAAAAGCACACATGATAAACTACATCAAGATTGAACACAATGGAGGTAGCAGCATGCATATCTGCAGCATGTAGTCACATctgaaattattggcacccttgatgaagatgagcaaaaaatactgAGCTTTAAGCCTTTTGTATagattttattttttggggggcttTCTATTATTTTATAGTtaaacaattgctcagagaaaaatattttatttaacaagtttaaaaaaaatatctccaAAAGatgtcaaaattattggcacccttaacGATTCTTGTAAATAAAATTAACAAAATGTAATCTGAATAAATACTACTTTAAGGTAAtcctaatgtaacagtataactttaaaccgtcccctcgccccgacacgggcgcgaaccagggaccctctgcacacatcgacaacagtcacccacgaagcagcgttacccatcgctccacaaaagccacggcccttgcaaagcaaggggcaacactacttaagtctcagagcaagtgacgtaactgattgaaatgctactagcgcgtacccgctaactagctagccatttcacatccgttacactcacccccctttcaacctcctccttttccgcagcaaccagtgatccgggtcaacagcatcaatgtaacagtataactttaaaccgtcccctcgccccgacacgggcgcgaaccagggaccctctgcacacatcgacaacagtcacccacgaagcagcgttacccatcgctccacaaaagccacggcccttgcaaagcaaggggcaacactacttaagtctcagagcaagtgacgtaactgattgaaatgctactagcgcgtacccgctaactagctagccatttcacatccgttacactaacataatgtaatgacctgactagatcataaaggaacaattgtccagacaggggattgagtttacgaattgacggtttattaacccaactttacacaggctactgtttggccgtagcccacgccaaataaatgaaagataaccaCACGCCatccgtgaccttctcttgtgaaggccagacgtaagagagagaacaaaagctaaacctggtcttaacttccaatgctccatccccctgcccaacacccctccacgccactccgccaaccgccaggatgcccggcatcagaacattccaggcattcccgtgattggcagatagcaggttgactggcatgtcggaccccgcgaacactgggtaccggtaagtacaacacaaccacctaccagcctaacacaacacacagctgtctgtgcgggtcacTACAATAATATATATTCTGGAATCCAAGCCAGATTTGCCCCAAGGCCTAAATTCTTAAACATTTGGGAAATATATTTTTCAGTAGCCTGTGTAATTTGGGACAATATATGCTTAACACTATCAAGATGATCATGCATTCTTGATAGTCTGATATCACTGCTTGAAATTCTGGCTAATaagtgttttttttatatatatataaggaaACATTACTGTGCCATTCAAAAAAAAACTTAGATTGGACATTATGAGTAACACAACAGAAAATATATTGCTAAACATTACATTTTCAAAATACTtaccatatatacacacacaaacgcatgtggacagcccttcaaatGATTGGAGTCGGCTATaccagccacacccgttgctgacaggtatagtaaaattgagcacacagcgatgcaatccccatagacaaacattggcagtagactggctttactgaagagctcagtgactttcaacatggcaccgccataggatgccacctttccaacaagtcagttcatcaaatttctgtcctgctagagctgcccaggtCAACTAACTaattttattgtgaagtggaaacgtcttggagcaacagctcagccacgaagtggtaggccacacaagctcagaaTGGGACTGCTGAAGAGAGTAAAAAAATCATCcatcctcagttgcaacactcactaccgagatccaaactgcctctggaagcaacgtgaGCAAAATAAATGTTAGTCTGGAGATTCATGaattgggtttccatggccaagcagccccACAAGCCTAAGGtcgccaagcgtcagctggagtggtgtaaagctctccgACATTGGAcaaaatgcgttctctggagtgatgaatcactcttcagcatctggcagtccgatggacaaatctgggtttggcagattacaggagaacactacctgccacagtgcatagtgccaactgtaaagtttggtggaggacaaATAGTCTGTGGCTGTGAAATTCTAGACGATAATGTGCTTCCAACATagtggcaaaagtttggggaaggccctttcctgtttaagcatgtcaatgccccgtgcacaaagcgaggtccacacagaagtggtttgtcgagattggtgtagaagaacttgactggcctgcagagccctgacctcaacgcaatcgaacacctttgtgatgaattggaacaccaactgcaagccaggcctaaccgGCCAACATCAGTGACcagcctcactaatgctctttcggctgagtggaagcaa
It encodes the following:
- the LOC129869615 gene encoding GTP-binding protein REM 2-like isoform X2, which encodes MTLSSAPPLRRGSTPVPIKHQLRREEAVHDDCDWTSGLAGPSPPISFSPAKDETIASAAEGRPPSEGPFRIALLGQNGVGKSSLAIALAGDLDRTASVDSEGEGYIRTVTVDNEDCTILIYDNWRQDLSALQCEVCVLVFSVTDRRSFHRTAQLRLLLRETQPQTPIILVGNKSDLVRSREVSTQEAFTSATLFDCLYVEMSTSLDHRTVELLESTVRLARGLSPVPPGAYGHDMAGGLESITHRAKRFLTSLVPRYPRERERDGGKFFRQKSRSCHDLGAL
- the LOC129869615 gene encoding GTP-binding protein REM 2-like isoform X1; this encodes MQTDALIDIINIEETLAKCDSMTLSSAPPLRRGSTPVPIKHQLRREEAVHDDCDWTSGLAGPSPPISFSPAKDETIASAAEGRPPSEGPFRIALLGQNGVGKSSLAIALAGDLDRTASVDSEGEGYIRTVTVDNEDCTILIYDNWRQDLSALQCEVCVLVFSVTDRRSFHRTAQLRLLLRETQPQTPIILVGNKSDLVRSREVSTQEAFTSATLFDCLYVEMSTSLDHRTVELLESTVRLARGLSPVPPGAYGHDMAGGLESITHRAKRFLTSLVPRYPRERERDGGKFFRQKSRSCHDLGAL